Part of the Myxococcus fulvus genome, CCGCGTGGACGCCAAGCCCAGCCTGGCGCTCGCGCTGCGCAACGCGGACCTGCTCGTCTGCGTGGGACTGGATTTGGAGGTGGGCTGGCTGCCCAACCTCCAGACCGGCTCGCGCAACCCGCGCATCCAGCAGGGCAACCCGGGCTTCCTCAACGCCTCGCAGTTCGTGCGGCTGCTCGAGGTGCCCCCCACCAAGGTGGACCGCAGCGAGGGCGACGTGCACCCCGGCGGCAACCCTCACTACCTCTATGACCCGAGGCAGGGCGCGGCCGTGGCGCGTGGAATCGCCGAGCGACTGGCCCAGCTCGACGCCAAGAACGCGGCCACCTACCGTGCCAACGCGGCCAGGCTGACGGCGGACCTGGATGCGGCGCGCGTGGAGTGGGAGAAGCGGCTGGCGGGCCTGAAGGGCGCGCCCGTGGTCGCCTTCCACCGGACGACGGCGTACCTGGCGGACTGGCTCGGCTTCGAGGCCATCGCGTTCCTGGAGCCCAAGCCGGGCATCCCGCCCAACCCGTCGCACGTGGCCGGCGTGCTGGTGCTCGCGCGTCAGCGCAAGGCGCGCATGGTGCTCATCGAGAGCTACTACAACGACCGCGAGGCGAAGATGCTCGCCGGCATGATTCCGGCGCCGCTCGTCATCCTCCACGGCGGCACGGACTTCCGCGCGGGCGAGACGTACCTCCAGCACATCAACGAGCTGGTGGGCAATCTGGAGAAGGGCCTCAACGCCGGGAAGGGGGGCTGACGCCATGAAGCTTGGACGACTGCTTCCCCTGTTGTTGCTGTCCGGCTGCGCGCTGGACGCGGGCGAGGGCTTCGCCGTGCTCGAGCCCACCGTCCACGCGACGTATGTCCCGGCGGCCTCGCGCGACGCGGGCAATGGCTTCCAGCGCCTCGCGTCGGACTACCAGGTGCGGCTGGACTCGGCCGCGCTGGGAGTCTCCCATGTCGAGCTGGTGGGTGGCTCGGGCGGCGGTGGGCCGACGACGTTCGACCCCGCCAATCCGCCTCCGGGTTACTCGCTGTGCCACAATGGCCACTGTCACAGCGACAGCGGCGCGCTCGTGGACTACGAGGACATCGAGGCGGAGCTGGGCGGCGGCGCGTCCTCGTCCGTGGTGGCCGCGCTGCACGTGGATGGCGCGCTGGACCTGCTGACGTCGGCGGCGACGCCGGTGGAGTGCGAGCCGGACTGCGAGCTGCCTCGCACCGCGCTGTCCCGCGGCGTCTGGGAGGTGACGGCCGTCACGCTGACGGGCGTCGTGCGCGACTCACGCGCAAGCCCCAGGCTCCAGGAGGTTCCCTTCCGGCTCACGCTCGAGTCCACGGGTGGCGAGGAGGCCGAGCCGCTGTTCACCGTGACGGGGGACGTGGACGTGCCGTCGGACCGGGAGCACAAGCCGCGCGTGAAGCTGGACCTGTCGCTCGCGGTGCCGCCGAGCATCTTCGACACCGTGGACTGGGCCCAGGTGACGCCCGGCGCGGACGGCGTGCTGGACCTGGGCACCGCCGCGAACGAGGCGACGCGCAAGGCGCTGCTCGCGGAGCTGGCGGAGCTGACACCCCACGCGGAGGTCCGACGTGAAGACCGATGAGCCCGTGGGCGCCGCGCACGCCGTGTCGCCGACCTTCACCGTGGGCGAGCCGCTGCTCACCTGCACGGAGCTGGTCATCGGCTACAACGACAAGGCCATGCTGCCGCCCATCAACATGGTCATCCGCCGCGGCCAGTTCATCGCCGTGGTGGGCCGCAACGGGTCCGGCAAGAGCACCTGGTTCAAGACGCTGCTGGGCATGCTCGAGCCGGTGTCGGGCACCATCTCCCGGAGCCATCCGACGATGCGCAGCGCGTACGTGCCGCAGACGTCCAGCATCGACTCCATCCTCCCGCTGCGGGCGCGAGAGCTGACGGCCTGGGGGCGGCTGCGCGGGTGGAGCTTCCTGTGGCCCTTCGCGCGCAAGTCGGAGCGTGACGCGGTGGAGGTGGCGCTGGAGACGGCGGGCGCGAAGGCCATCGCCAACAAGCCCTACCGCGAGCTGTCCGAGGGCCAGAAGCAGCGCACGCTGCTGGCCCGCCTCATCGCCACCGAGGCGGACCTGGTGCTGCTGGACGAGCCCACCGCCGCGATGGACGCCGTCGCCGAGCGCGAGACGATGCAGCGGCTGTGCTCGCTCGCGCGTGAGCGCGGCCTGGGCGTGGTGGTGGTGTGCCACGACCTGGAGGTCGCCGCCGAGCACGCGGACGTGCTGCTCTTCGTGGACCGCGAGACCTCCGCCTTCGTCGTGGGCGACGCGCGCACCGTGTTCTGCCACCCCGCCTTCCGTCGTCAGTACGGCGACGAGTACTGCCACCGCGCTCCCGAGGGACCCCACCGTGGACCCGATGCTCGCTGAACCCTCCCAGTGGCAGCAGTTCGTCGAGGGGTTCGAGCTGTTCAGAGACCCGCTCCTGTGCGCGCTCCTGGCCGGAGGCGTGCTGGGCTTCCTGAGCGTCTACGTGGTGCTCCGGCGCATGGTGTTCGTCAGCGCCGCGGTGGCCCAGTCCGCCGGCCTGGGCGTGGCGCTCGCGTTCTACGCGGGCATCCACCTGGGCTTCGAGGTGGAGCCCGTCATCGGCGCCACCGCGCTCGCACTGCTCGCGACGATGCTGCTCATGATGGACCCCACGCGCCTGCGCCTGACGCGCGAAAGCCTGCTGGGCATGGCCTATGCCCTGTCCGGCGGCGCGGCCATCCTCGTGGGAGACCGCATCGCCCAGGAGTCGCACGACATCCAGGGCATCCTCTTCGGCACCGCCGTGCTGGTGACGCCCGAGCAGCTGCGCACCGTGGCCGTCGCGGGCATCGCGGTGATGGCGCTCCACCTGTGGTGGTACCGGGGCATCACCTTCGCGAGCTTCGACCGCATCGGCGCGCTGGTGCAGGGGTTGCCGGTGCGCCTGCTCGACGGCGTGCTGATGGTGTCCATCGGCGTCATGGTGGGCGTGTGCGCGCGGGCCCTGGGCGCCCTGCCCGTGTTCGCGTTCTCCACGCTGTCCGCCATCGCCGCGCTGATGCTGGACCTGCGGCTGCCGTGGACCTTCGTCGTGGCGACGCTCGCGGGCATCGTCTCCGGCGTGGGTGGCTACATGTTCGCCTACTTCTTCGACTTCCCGGTGGGCGGCTCGCAGACGGTGGTCGCCGCGCTCCTGGTCGGCGTGGCCATGGGTGCGCGCGCACTCATCCAGCTCGTTCTGCGCAGAGCCGGTTGAGCCCGTGCGTGCCGGGTGAGGGGTATCCCCCGGCGCGCAGATATGCCCCCGCGTGAAGGCCGTTCCCCGTTCATCCCAGCGATGAATGACGCGAGGTTGCACATGAAGCCGCGAAGCGGATGGTGGTGTCTTGTCTGGCTGCTGTTCGTGGGGTGTGCCCATGGCCCCCGCACCGAGGAGTCGGACACTCCGAAGTTCGAGCACGTCTTCCAGAAACCCCTGGAGGAGGCACTGGCCGTCACGCGCGAGCTGCTCGCCAACCGCGGCATGACCTTCGAGGCCACGGAGGACCCGCACCAGCTCCTCACCACGTGGGAGGTCCGTGACTCCATGCGGACGGCGAACAACACCTATACCCGCTACCTGGTGACGGGCATCGCCGTGGGTCCGCGCCAGTCGGTGATCCGCGTGTTCAAGTCGACCTTCCAGTCGTCCGGGAACGACGC contains:
- a CDS encoding metal ABC transporter substrate-binding protein produces the protein MRSLRFVAALCAALCVLAAAPALAAVNVVTTLPDLAALTKAVGGDLVKVQSMALGTQDPHRVDAKPSLALALRNADLLVCVGLDLEVGWLPNLQTGSRNPRIQQGNPGFLNASQFVRLLEVPPTKVDRSEGDVHPGGNPHYLYDPRQGAAVARGIAERLAQLDAKNAATYRANAARLTADLDAARVEWEKRLAGLKGAPVVAFHRTTAYLADWLGFEAIAFLEPKPGIPPNPSHVAGVLVLARQRKARMVLIESYYNDREAKMLAGMIPAPLVILHGGTDFRAGETYLQHINELVGNLEKGLNAGKGG
- a CDS encoding metal ABC transporter ATP-binding protein, whose translation is MKTDEPVGAAHAVSPTFTVGEPLLTCTELVIGYNDKAMLPPINMVIRRGQFIAVVGRNGSGKSTWFKTLLGMLEPVSGTISRSHPTMRSAYVPQTSSIDSILPLRARELTAWGRLRGWSFLWPFARKSERDAVEVALETAGAKAIANKPYRELSEGQKQRTLLARLIATEADLVLLDEPTAAMDAVAERETMQRLCSLARERGLGVVVVCHDLEVAAEHADVLLFVDRETSAFVVGDARTVFCHPAFRRQYGDEYCHRAPEGPHRGPDAR
- a CDS encoding metal ABC transporter permease, translated to MDPMLAEPSQWQQFVEGFELFRDPLLCALLAGGVLGFLSVYVVLRRMVFVSAAVAQSAGLGVALAFYAGIHLGFEVEPVIGATALALLATMLLMMDPTRLRLTRESLLGMAYALSGGAAILVGDRIAQESHDIQGILFGTAVLVTPEQLRTVAVAGIAVMALHLWWYRGITFASFDRIGALVQGLPVRLLDGVLMVSIGVMVGVCARALGALPVFAFSTLSAIAALMLDLRLPWTFVVATLAGIVSGVGGYMFAYFFDFPVGGSQTVVAALLVGVAMGARALIQLVLRRAG